CACGTCCGACCCCTCCGCGGTGCTGCGCGGCCTGGAGGCAGCACTCGCCGGCGGCCCCGCCCTGCTCCCCGTCGCCGAAGGTGCTCCAGCGCTGCCGACGCCGCCTCCGGCCGACGTCCCCAGGCGGGTCGCCCTGGTGGTGGAGACGAGCGGATCGACGGGCACGGGCAAGCGGGTGGCGCTGTCGTCCGAGGCACTGCTCGCCGGGGCAGCAGCCGCCGACGCGGCGCTCGGCGGACCGGGACACTGGCTGCTCGCCCTCCCGACGCACTACATCGCCGGGCTCAACGTCCTGACGCGGTCGATCACCGCGGGGACGACGCCGGTCCTCGTGCCTCCGGGGCACTTCGACCCGGCGGCCTTCGCCGACGCCGCGGACCGGCTCGTGACCGACCGTTCGGCTCCGAACCGGTACACCTCGCTCGTGCCGGTCCAGCTCGCCCGGGTGCTCGACGACGAGCGGGCCACCGCGGCCCTCGCGGGGTTCGACGCGGTGCTCGTCGGCGGGCAGGCGACGCCCGAGCCGCTGCGCGAGCGTGCCCGGTCCGCCGGGGTGCGTATCGTGACGACCTACGGCGCGAGCGAGACGAGCGGCGGGTGCGTGTACGACGGCACGCCGCTGGGCCCCGTGCACACGACGGTCGACGACGGCGAACTGCTGCTCGCGGGACCCGTGCTGGCCGAGGGCTACCTCGGCGACGAGGAGCGCACGTCCCGGGCGTTCACCGAGCTCGACGGGCAGCGCTGGTACCGCACGGGCGACGCCGGGGCGGTGGTCGACGGTCGGGTCCGCGTGACCGGTCGGCTCGACGACGTCGTGATCTCCGGCGGCGAGAAGGTCCCGCTCGGCGCCGTCGAACGGATCGTCCGCGGACTGCCGGGCCAGGACGGCGCGGTCGTCACACGACGGACCTCGGGGGAGTGGGGCGAGGTGCCGGTGGTGGTCACCGAGCGTCCGCTGGACCTCGACACCGTCCGCGAAGCCGTCGGCGCCGTGCTCGGCCGCGCCGCCCGACCGGCCGACGTGGTGGTGGTCGACCGCCTGCCGATGCTCGCGACCGGCAAGCCGGACCGCCGGGCGCTCCGCGCGCTCGTCGACCCGGCCACCTGATCGGGCGGGTCGACCCGGTCCGGCGATCCGTGCCTCCCGTTCGGTACCCACGCCGTCGGCGCACGGATGGTCGTCGTCCTCATGGTGATCGCCGGTACGATGATCGGCCGTGGCACGATCGAAGCAGCAGAGCCGTCCCAAGGGCCGGAGTGGCAACCCCGCGAAGGCCGCAGGCCTGCAGCGGGGCGGACAGCGGAAGGCGACCGCTCGCGACTGGATCGGCGGCGCCCGTCTGCGGACCCTGACGCTCGGCGTGGTCCCGGTGGTGCTCGGCACGGCCGTCGCGTTCGTGGACAGCGGCGACCCCGGCGACTTCGGGGACTACCTGACGAAGGACGGGCACCTCGCGATCGCCATCCTCGCCCTCGCCGTGGCTCTGTTCCTGCAGATCGGCGTGAACTACAGCAACGACTACTCCGACGGCGTGCGCGGGACGGACGAGTACCGGGTCGGACCCGCTCGACTGACCGGAGCGGGCATCGCGAAGCCCCGCACGGTGCTGACCGTCGCGCTGACGTTCTTCGGCCTCGCTGCCGTCGCTGGACTCGTCATCGTGGTGCTGACCGGCCTCTGGTGGATCCTGCTCGTCGGGGCGGCCGCGATCGTCGCCGCCTGGTTCTACACCGGCGGCAAGCGGCCCTACGGGTACAACGCCCTCGGCGAGGTGTTCGTGTTCGTGTTCTTCGGCCTCGTCGCCGTGCTCGGGACGCAGTACACGCAGATCCAGCAGGTGACGACGAGCGGCTGGGCGGCGGCCGTCGCTGCCGGGTTCTTCGCCTGCGCCGTGCTCATGGTGAACAACATCCGCGACATCGACGAGGATCGGGCGGCCGGCAAACGGACCCTCGCGGTGGTGCTCGGCCGGACGGTCGCGCGCACGCTGTACGGCCTGTTCCTGATGCTCCCGTACGTGGTGCTGCTCTGGTTCGTGCTGCTCTACTTCCGCACCGGGCTGACGTACTTCTCGCTGCTGCTCGCGCTCCCGGCCCTCGTGATCGGGGTCTCGACGCGGAAGCCGCGCGAGCTGATCACGGCGCTGCAGCTCTCGTCGTTCGCGTCGCTCGCGTACGGCGTGGTGCTCGGCATCACGCTCGCCGTCCAGCCGTAGCCGGGCAGCGGCGGGTGCGCCCGCCGCGACGCGATTTGCGGCTGCACAACCGAAGTCACCCCGAACCAGCGGAACGCGCGGTTCGGGGTGACTCCGGTTGGGCGAACGGCGCTCGCACCTTGAACACGGCGCGCCCGCGCCGCCGCGCCGCGTCAGGCGTCGCCGCGTCAGGCGTCGTCGCGACGCGTGGCGTGCCGATCGGCGTCGGAGACGGGCTGCTCGCGCGGGGCCTCACCGTCGGCGGCGTCCACGAAGTCGTCCTCGAAGTCGGTGTCGGCGTCGTGTGCCGGCCCCGGTCGACGCTCGGCCAGGCTCAGCGCGACCCGGTGGCGGAGCTTCCCGAGGGCGATGTACGACACCAGCAGCCCCACGAGCGCGGCGACGATCGTGGCCCAGTACCAGGGCATCGGCGTCAGGACGAGCAGCAGCACGAGGGCGGCCGCGAAGACGCCGAGACGGGCCAGGGTGTAGAGGAGCCACGCTTTCACGCGACAAGTGTACGAAGCTCCGGATGGCAGGTGCTGTACAGGCGCCGTGCCTAGACTCCGTGCATGGTCCGACTGTGGCTCGTCGTCGTCGTCGCCGCCGTGGCGTTCACGGTGTGGGCGGCGATCGACTGCGCCACGATGCCCCGCCAGCGCGTGCGTTCCCTGAGCCGCGGCGTGTGGGTCCTGCTCGTGATCGTCCTCCCCGTCGTCGGCGGTGTCCTCTGGCTCCTGCTCGGTCGGGCACCCGCCGGTCCGGGCCCCGCGCAGCGGTACCGTGGACCCGAAGACGACCCGGACTTCCTCGGCGGCGGACCCACGCCCCCGGAGCGGTCCCGCACGGACAAGGACCAGGACGACGCAACCCTCCGAGACCTCGAAGACCAGTTCCACGACCGGGACGCCCGGGACGACGACGGACGCCAGAACGGCTGAGCGACACCCGGCCAGCAGCACGCCGGCCGACACCGCCGGCGTGCGCCGCAGCCCGGCGACCGACTTCGCCGTCGCGCTCCTGCAGGAACTCGCGCGTACGGGTGTCACGGACGTCGTGGTCAGCCCCGGCTCTCGGTCGCAGGCCCTCGCGCTCGCGGCCGTCGCACTCGAGCGCGCCGGTGGCACCACCGTGCACGTGCGGCTCGACGAGCGCACGGCCGGGTTCTTCGCGCTCGGCCTCGCGGTCGAGACCGGCCGCCCCGCCGCCGTCGTCACGACCAGCGGCACGGCGGTCGCGAACCTGCACCCGGCCGTCCTCGAGGCGCACCACTCCGGCGTCCCGATGATCGTCCTGAGCGCCGACCGCCCGGACGAGCTCCGCGGCATCGGCAGCAACCAGACGACCGTCCAGCCGGGGATCTTCGGGCCCGCGGTGTCGTTCGTCCGTGACGTGCAGGCTCCGGTCGCCGAAACCCCCGCCGACGAACTCCACCGCACGGCTCGCGAGCTCGCCCGACAGGCCGTCGCCGCCGCGTCCGGGCACGAGGGCCAGCCCGGACCGGTGCAGCTCAACGTCGCCCTCCGCGAGCCCCTGTCCGCCGGGCTCGCCGACGGTGCGGTCGCGGCCGTGCCCGACGACGAGGTCGACACCGCGTACGCCGCGCGCCGACAGCACACCGGCCTGCCCGTCGCCGAGCTGACACCGGACGAGGAGCCCGCGACCGTCGTCATCGCCGGGCACGACGCCGGCGAGGACGCCGAACGGATCGCCTGGGAGCTCGGGGCACCGCTCATCGCCGAGGTGTCGAGCGGGGCCCACTTCGGTCGGCACCTCGTCGTCGCCTACCGGCAACTCCTGCAGGACCCGGCGTTCGGCGGCGCCGTCCGTCGCGCCGTCGTGCTCGGACACCCCACGCTCAGCCGCGAGGTCCCCACGCTGCTGCAGCGGGCCGACGTCGAGACGATCGTGGTCCGCGCACCGGGAGCCGACGTCTACGACCCGGCCCGTGCCTCCCGGCCGGACGCGGCGACCACGGTCGTGTCCGGCGTCCGCGTCACGGGCCGCACCACCCCGGCGCACCGCGCGTGGGTGGGCCGCTGGGTGGTCGCGAGCCGCGCGCTGCTCGGCGAGGGTGACGCCGCGCCCGACCTGGACGCGAAGCGGTCGCCCGACCGCGCCGAGCGGAACCGGTTCCTCCGCGACGAGGTGGCGCTCCGCCGACGCCCCGTCGACCGAGCGATGCTCGCCGAGGCCGTGTGGGGCGTCACCTGGCCGCACGACCGGCTCGTGCTCGGCGCGTCACAGCTCATCCGCGTCGCGGACGGACGGGTCCCGGGCAAGAAGCTGCGTGTGCACGCCAACCGCGGACTCGCGGGCATCGACGGCACCGTGTCGACCGCCCTCGGCATCGCGGCGGCGCTCGAACGGTCGTCCGCCTCGATCGGGACGACCCGCGTGCTCGTCGGGGACCTCACGTTCCTGCACGACCTCGGGGCCTTCGTCACCGGGACCGCGGAGCGCACGCACCGGGTGCAGGTGGTCGTGGGCAACGACGGCGGCGGGGCGATCTTCCGGGGGCTCGAGGTCGCGGCCACCACGCCCGAGGCCGACATGACCCGCATGATGAGCACGCCGCAGCACGTGGACGTCGAGCGGGTGGTCACCGGGCTCGGGTGGCAGTACCGGCGTGCCGCGACGTGGGGTGACCTGGAGCAGGTGCTGACGGA
This is a stretch of genomic DNA from Curtobacterium sp. 458. It encodes these proteins:
- a CDS encoding AMP-binding protein — protein: MPRPLVALGTSDPSAVLRGLEAALAGGPALLPVAEGAPALPTPPPADVPRRVALVVETSGSTGTGKRVALSSEALLAGAAAADAALGGPGHWLLALPTHYIAGLNVLTRSITAGTTPVLVPPGHFDPAAFADAADRLVTDRSAPNRYTSLVPVQLARVLDDERATAALAGFDAVLVGGQATPEPLRERARSAGVRIVTTYGASETSGGCVYDGTPLGPVHTTVDDGELLLAGPVLAEGYLGDEERTSRAFTELDGQRWYRTGDAGAVVDGRVRVTGRLDDVVISGGEKVPLGAVERIVRGLPGQDGAVVTRRTSGEWGEVPVVVTERPLDLDTVREAVGAVLGRAARPADVVVVDRLPMLATGKPDRRALRALVDPAT
- a CDS encoding 1,4-dihydroxy-2-naphthoate polyprenyltransferase, encoding MARSKQQSRPKGRSGNPAKAAGLQRGGQRKATARDWIGGARLRTLTLGVVPVVLGTAVAFVDSGDPGDFGDYLTKDGHLAIAILALAVALFLQIGVNYSNDYSDGVRGTDEYRVGPARLTGAGIAKPRTVLTVALTFFGLAAVAGLVIVVLTGLWWILLVGAAAIVAAWFYTGGKRPYGYNALGEVFVFVFFGLVAVLGTQYTQIQQVTTSGWAAAVAAGFFACAVLMVNNIRDIDEDRAAGKRTLAVVLGRTVARTLYGLFLMLPYVVLLWFVLLYFRTGLTYFSLLLALPALVIGVSTRKPRELITALQLSSFASLAYGVVLGITLAVQP
- a CDS encoding DUF4229 domain-containing protein, producing the protein MKAWLLYTLARLGVFAAALVLLLVLTPMPWYWATIVAALVGLLVSYIALGKLRHRVALSLAERRPGPAHDADTDFEDDFVDAADGEAPREQPVSDADRHATRRDDA
- a CDS encoding PLDc N-terminal domain-containing protein — translated: MVRLWLVVVVAAVAFTVWAAIDCATMPRQRVRSLSRGVWVLLVIVLPVVGGVLWLLLGRAPAGPGPAQRYRGPEDDPDFLGGGPTPPERSRTDKDQDDATLRDLEDQFHDRDARDDDGRQNG
- the menD gene encoding 2-succinyl-5-enolpyruvyl-6-hydroxy-3-cyclohexene-1-carboxylic-acid synthase encodes the protein MRRSPATDFAVALLQELARTGVTDVVVSPGSRSQALALAAVALERAGGTTVHVRLDERTAGFFALGLAVETGRPAAVVTTSGTAVANLHPAVLEAHHSGVPMIVLSADRPDELRGIGSNQTTVQPGIFGPAVSFVRDVQAPVAETPADELHRTARELARQAVAAASGHEGQPGPVQLNVALREPLSAGLADGAVAAVPDDEVDTAYAARRQHTGLPVAELTPDEEPATVVIAGHDAGEDAERIAWELGAPLIAEVSSGAHFGRHLVVAYRQLLQDPAFGGAVRRAVVLGHPTLSREVPTLLQRADVETIVVRAPGADVYDPARASRPDAATTVVSGVRVTGRTTPAHRAWVGRWVVASRALLGEGDAAPDLDAKRSPDRAERNRFLRDEVALRRRPVDRAMLAEAVWGVTWPHDRLVLGASQLIRVADGRVPGKKLRVHANRGLAGIDGTVSTALGIAAALERSSASIGTTRVLVGDLTFLHDLGAFVTGTAERTHRVQVVVGNDGGGAIFRGLEVAATTPEADMTRMMSTPQHVDVERVVTGLGWQYRRAATWGDLEQVLTDPTERIVIEVPLAD